The Methanosarcina acetivorans C2A genome includes the window AGAGCCCCTTCCAGAACGACATAATATTAATATGATATTGTTCTTTTATTATATGGTAAATATGGCTCAAGCGATAATAAATATTGATGATCATACTAAAAAAATTTTGGATATTATTAAAACCAGGTATGATTTAAAGGATGAGAGCGCAGCTATTGAGCTAATGGCTACTCAGTACGAAGAAGAGATATTGGAACCTGAGCTAAGACCTGAATTCGTGGAGAAAATGCAGAATATAATGAAGGAAGAGCCCATAGATATCGGGACTATTGAAGATCTAAGAGCCAGATATGGGCACTGATTTTGAATGTATCGAATAAAAATCTCACCGAAGCTTGACGAAATAATTCAAAAATTGGATAAGAAAAATAAGAAACAAGTGGATATTATTTTAAAGAAAGCAGGTGAGATCGCAGAAAATCCACATAGATATAAGAACCTTCGAGCACCACTCAACAATTTAAAAAGGGTGCATATCGATAAACATTTCGGGTATTGTTAATTAAATATAGGTAACTCTTTATTTCTGTTTTTCATCAATAGAAGAACAGAGTACTTTAGCATTTCAAGACTCTTCGTATAACACTTTGTCTTTCGTCTCAACCTTGCCAGAAAGTGTCTTAATATGCCGTTATATCCTTCAACTGTATACGTTTCTGCTTTGGATTGAGTATGAATCGTTTCAGGAATAAACTCTGCATATGCCCTCCAGTGATCAGTCATCACTTCTCCAATCTCTTTCTTCTTTAATTTTTCCCAGAGTAGTTGTCCAGTTTTCGTTCCTCTGCTACCCAAAGAGCAGTTGATGAACTTTTTCCCAACTCTATCAACAGCAATCCAGATCCAGCAATATTTTTTTTGTTACCGATGTAAGTGTGCATCTCATCCAGTTCAACAATAGATATCTCATTTTCGCTTTTTAGGTCCTCTATCTCCTGACCAAATTTCTTTATCCATTTTTGGACAGAAACATGACTTACCCCTAAAAATCGTCCTATTGAGCGAAATCCTAATCCCTCAAGATAAAGTTGCAAAGCCTGTCTCTTAACTAAAGGAGAACTAGCAGTTGATTTTAGCTCGACTGAATAGTTATATCCACAATCGTGGCATTTGTAGCGTTGACGTCCACAAACTATACCGTTTTTTGTGTGATTGGAACTTTCGCATCTTGGGCAATTCATGCAGAAATATAGGTTTTCATGATATATAACTATAATTAACTACCAATGCCACATTTCGTACTAATTTTTTCTATCGATGAGGTATCGAAGAGCGTCACGCTGGAAAATTACGACCATCATGACGATATTTATAAGCACTAATTTTTCCTGGGAGTCCTGTTTCCGGAATAAAGACTCCTGATAAGGTATTTATTTTCCCGGGGAGAATTTTCTCAATTGCTCCTATTCGGTACAAACGTTCGTAAAATTTCATAAAACCCTCTCAACCTTTTTTAGCTCCACTTTATCTATTCTATGTATCCATGTTATCCGGATCCTGTCTCCGGGCTCAAGCTCAAAAAAAGGTGTATCATTTTGAAAACAACAAACTAATGGTCCTTCTTTATTTTTTACAGTAACCTTTGAACAGTCTTCAGTTCTTTTATTTCCATCTAAAATTATCACTTTCCGTATTCCTGCTTTACAAACCCATATGGTTTAGTTTCAGGGATCCAGGCGACACATGTAATACAAATGGTTATTAATTCCACAACAGCTAAAATCAAGATAAAACAAAAACATAATAAGGACACAACAGTGGGTCACTATTATGGAAAAACCGAACTTCAGGACAGAAATTCTCAGAACCCTCGAAGGAGAAACTCCCTCTCAGATACCGGTCGGCACTTTCACAACCGCGCCGGTACTAGAACTCATGGATATGAGCGGAGCAGCCAGACCCGAAGCTGACCGCCAGCCTGAAAAAATGGCACTACTTGCTTTTTCCCAGTATGTAAATGCCTCTTTTGAAACCCTCAGGTATCCATTTGATATGGTGGTGCTCGGGGAAGCCCTGGGCTGCAGAGTTGATCCGGGTACGAAAGCAAAGACTCCTGCTGTGCTGAATGGTCCAATGGAACTTTCGCCTGTAGTCCCCAAACTCCCTGAAGACCTCCTTGAAAGGGGCAGAATCCCCGCTGTCCTGAAAGCAACGGAAATCCTCCGGGAAAAAGCCGGCTCAAACCTACCTTTAATTGTGGGAATGGAAGGCCCGGCTGACCTTGCTGCTTCCCTCTGCGGAATTACCCGTTTCCTTAAATGGACAATCAAAAGGCCACACATTGTAACAAGGCTGATCGATCTCTGTAGCGATGCCTGCATAATGTATGCCAGGGAATGCCTGAAAAGTGGGGCTGACATTATTGTTATTGCAGATGCGGTTTCTTCTCCGGATATGATTTCCCCGGATGCTTTTCGGACCCTGATAAAACCCGGCATGGCAAGGGTTCCGAAAGCCCTGGGGGGAGGCAAAAGCGTGCTCCACATCTGCGGAGCTGCCGATCCGATTATCGCAGATATGGCAGAATGCGGGTTTGACGGGCTCAGCCTTGAAGAAGGTGTAAAAAACCTCAGAATAGCTGTGGAAACGGCTCACGAATCCGGGGTCGCGGTAATAGGCAGCGTGTCAACCTCCAGGACCCTTTTTAGGGGCAGCCCCGAAGATGTGAAAAAGGAGGCTTTCACATGTATGGAAAGCGGAGTGGATATCCTTGCTCCGGGCTGCGGTATTGCGCCTGAAACTCCCCTCCGAAATTTGAAAGCCCTGGTGGAAGCAAGGAATGAGTTATGTGGGAAAACAAGGTAATCGAGGAAAAATAAGATCCTTGCGAGAACAAGAGAATTGCAAGAAAATAATATATGGGATAGATTGTATCCTCTTCAAATTATGTGAATAAAAGTAAATTTCATGTATTTGCTGAAAATTTAATCAATTCTCCATGTCTGAAAAACAACCTCAAAAGGCGTATTTAACTCAATAACTATATTATAAAATTGTTGCATATTTCTCGAGTTGGAAAATTTTCCATTGAATTTGAAGGGAATACAAAGAAACTTTGAAGTGTGATAAACGTATAAGCCATTTAAACTTTGAACCTACAAGTAAATAGGGGAAGATTTAGGGATGAATGGTTTGAATCTATGAGAATTTGGAAAATACAGTAATGAATGAAGTTGATTGCTTAATCGATTGCCAATATATTTATATAATTTTGGGTAAAACATAATTTAGAGGATTTCTACAGAGCTGTAATAAACTTAATTCTTATGCATATTACACTCTTGATTTGGCATGTATGCAAAAACATTATTTCCGTGTTTTAGTGTCGAACGAAAAAGTTAAGCACGTTTTTTAATTATAAAGCACATATACCCCCATCTCTTTATCAGCAAAATTTGTTTTTTAAATTTTTTGTTACCCCAATACCATTCACGATAATCTATAATTTCTAAGTTACATTCTTGAATCATGCTCCTAAATTCGTCTCTTGTATAAAAACAAACGTCTAACCCATTAATAAATTCTTTAAAAGGAATCTTTATATTACATTTGTTTTGAAAGTCTAACATTGTTTTAATGGTGTTTCTAGTAAAAGTTGGAAATATGTAGCTTTCATAAAAAAGGTCTCCCAGCAATATGAACCCGTCATCAGTCAAAATATTTCTCATATGTATTAACGAATCTACTACCATTTTTTTAGATTCATTTACAGAATTACCAGTCACATGGTGCAAGACGTCTTGAATATGAATATATGAATATTTCGAATTTCCAGGAATTCTATAAGGTAAATGTCCTTGAATTTTAATTACATTTTGGAAATTTATCCCATCTAATGCTTTTTTTGAAGGATCTAAAGCTGTAATTTCCATGTCTAAACCAAAATAATTCAGCCAACTAATAAAACGTCCAGTACTACATCCAATATCCAAAACAGATTTTCTTGTGTTTTTTTTTATAAACTCAATAAAAAAAGCATCTGTAGATCCATATTTATTCGTAGAATCTGAGTTGCCATAAAAATCTATATGATTATCAAAAAAAGTTCCAAGTACGTTTGTTTCTTCAATAGCATTTACCATATAGCCACCTACTTTTAACTATTATATGGTTAATAGTGTTCCATTATTTTTTTGTCTTTTTTGGAAACAAATATTTGTCATTTCATCAAAGATTACGCCATAAATCGAATTGCGTATGGTCACCCATCGCAAATAGGCTGTCTGAAATTTTTTGAGTAATATCCAGTTTCATCTTTTTTCGATTTTGAGGTTTTAAATGCCCTATTTTTTTCATGTTTTTACTGTTAGTCAATTTAGTGTAAGCAAAACCCCTGACCAATGCCAAAAGAAACTTTGCTAACGAGTCCCTTTCAGCTTTCCGATCATTTTACAAAGAATCAGCGATTAAGATCTTTAAATGGAAAACAAAATGAGGCAGGATTCACTTCATTCCAACCTGAAGGGTGGGGTATTCGTAACCCTCCGCGTTCCCATTGTAATAACCTTGTTTTTTTTTCCTTGTTACTTCTAAAATATAATTTGTTTCATTAGATAAATAACTTTCTAAGATAATTTTGTCACTCATGTGCATTCTCAGAACTCTTCTACTTATTACTATTTTGAGAGAAACGAAGGACCATTTTTTGTGGAACTGTTCGAAATCCTGATGTAAAAACACTTGATTACATGAGAGGGTAATCGCTGATCGTCGGGAACTTAACTCGGGCTTTTCTGTGGAACGTGGGAAACTGCTCATCGATGTTAAGAGAAACCTCCAAGCGGTGGACCCGCAAGGACAAAAGTATCGATGCGATGAACAGGGGCAGAACAATTCGTAGTAGTGATGAAGTGCCTGTAATGGGCATGGAGCGAAGGGATTGTATTATCCAGTTTTGAACTGCGGTCAACCTTGTCTTCAAGGGAGGAACCAATGGACAAAACAAGGCTTTATGGCTGGATAATGGGAGCCGTATGAATCGAGAGATTCACGTACGGATCTGAGAGGGCCTGGGGGTGAAATTCCCCTGGGCTACTTACCAATACCCTGACCTTTAGAGGCTGTCCGACAATTATTGATAAAGAAAGCAAATAAGCCCTTTAAATCAAAAAAGAAGGAATTCTTTTATTACCGAAGGTAATTGTCGGACAGCCTGTTTAGGGTGGGGTGGCCGCACGCAATTTGATTTCCTGCAGAGTTTAGGGTTGCGGTAATATGCAGCGTATCAACCTCCATGACCCTTTTCAGGGGAGGGCCTGAAGACGTTGAAAAGGAAGCTTTTCCCTGCATGGAAAGCGGAGTGGATATTCTTGCTCCGGGCTGCGGGCTTGCTCCAGAAACCCCTCTGAAAAACCTGAAAGCCCTTGTGGAAGCGAGAAACGAATTTTGCAGGAGAAGGTGAATTTTGCTGAAGAAAATGAGTTTACGGAGAAGCAGTGAAAAATACCCAGAGAGTCAAAAATGAGATACGGTTTCAGGGCAGGGGTTTTTCGGTTTATTTCAGGCTGACCACACAAAAATCAAGCTTTTCTGGAAGATTTCCCCTGCTTATCAGGGCTCAATGAAGAGCCTCTGCCATTTTTTTACCCGCTTCAAACGTTTTTCTTAGAAGTTCTTCATCCCTTGAAACCGCTCCCCTATCAAAATATCCTGTCACCGGAAACTTTTCCACGATCTCATAGCCCAGGGCTTCAAGAGGCATCCCTAGCGCTCCGAGTGTAAAACCCATTTCTTCGATTTCCAGCTGCTCGCAGACCGAAAAAACAATCGCTTTTCTCCCCTGCCCGGCAAGTTTGCTCGAATAGCGCCTGGGGCGGACGTTCGTGAAATTGTAGTAAGGGTAGAGCCTGTCGATGAAGGCCTTCATCAGGGCAGTTACATTGTAGTTGTAGGTGGGAGAACCGAGGGTAAGCCCTTTTGCAGCCTCGATCTCGGGATAAAGCAGGCTCATTCCATCATGGAACCTGGTGCAGGTCCCGGTTTTCCGACACCTTTCGCAGCCGATACAGGGCTCGATCGAATAATCCCTTAAAAGGACTTTTTTCGTTTCGACACCTGCCGATTCCGCTCCTTTCAAAAAACTGTCAAGCAGCACGTCGGTATTTCCATTTTTCCGGGGGCTTCCTCCAACTCCAAGAATTTTTATATCGTTAATCATCTCACCCTGTATTGTATCGGGGATGGAGAATTAAATAGGTTCCGAAAACATGTCCCTGCTTTTTTGTAATAACCCGGAATGGAAATTCCCCTGATCTTAATCTCAGAGCTGAGAAAAAGCACCCGAGAAAAAGCTGAAACAACCCCGTAAGTAAAACTTATAGTTGCAGAGGCTGTTTAGATACAAAAGGTTAAAAGACTTTAAGCCTAAGTTTGTTTTCAGGGGTTAAAAAAATGGAAGATGCACTTCTCACTATTTTTCGGTTGAGGCTGTTCGAAACCCTCCGCGTTATAGGTGCTTTGATCCTCACTGGCATGACCCTCGGAGTACTTGAGCATCGGGCTAATTTTTATGTCCAGAGCGTCTTTGGCACTAAAGCATCCATTTCACATTTTTTCTCTTTTCTACAGATGCGGTATGTAGTATATTGAGTTAAATTTTACTCTCAAGTTTCTGGCTGATTGAAATAAATTTCTTAAACTCCGGAAGAGCCTGCGGCATGTAACTGTGGATATTTTGTGCTCTTATGATATCGTTTTTCTCGGATTCATTTTATTATTTTGAGTTTATATATTTTTTCACTCCTGTATTTCATATGTTTTTGCAGGCCAGTATTTCAACAATATAACGTTATATTCATCAAACATAAAGCGTTACTGCTCTTGTTATTGTACACTTTTTATTTATTTCAGAATATCTCTCAATAAATTTATATACTGTTTTCATGAATTACATTATAAAAATTTAAAATACGTTTAAAGGTTCAAACGGTTGTACTCCAATACTTTTGATTGACTTTTGAGCCATTATAATTGTTTCAATTTAATATTATAAATTTAAAAGGAGTTTAAAATTGAGTAACGAACTGATTGTGGGCAATAATACTCAGTACCAGGGCCATATAGAGAACCCACATTTCAGGGAGGTGTCATCTCAAAATATAACTGTCATCCTTCCAGCTTTTAACGAGGAAGTCTCCATCGGCAGCATAGTCCTTCTTACTAAATTCTATTCCGACAACGTAATCGTAGTCGATGACGGGAGCTCTGACCGCACTGCCGAAATCTCCAGGAAAGCAGGAGCTCACGTGATTGTGCATGAGGTCAATAAAGGCAAAGGAGCAGCCCTCAAAACCGGTTTTGAAGCCGCAGCCAACCTTGGCGCCGATATAATAGTGACAATGGACTCGGACGGTCAGCATAATCCCGCTGAAATTCCCAAACTTGTAACCCCTATTATTGACGGCTACGCTGAAATGGTCAATGGGAGTCGTTACCTTTCCCACAAAGACAAAAACACTCCTATCTACCGCCGTGTCGGCCAGACAATCCTTGATACGGCTACAAATATGAACTCCGGTCTCAGGATCACCGATTCACAAAGCGGTTTCCGCGCTTTTGCCGCTTCTACTAAAAACGTGTTCCGCTTCGGTGCACATGGCATGGCAATAGAAAGCGAAATGCTTGCTGATGCAGGCAGGTCTGGACTGCGGATCAAGGAAGTCGAAATAGGGGTAAGGTATGATGTGGACTGTTCAACCATAAGCCCGGTCCAACATGGTTTAGGCGTCCTTGTCATGGTCTTGAAAGATATCGAGTTCAACAAGCCTCTTTATTACTTTACAGTCCCAGGCCTATCTCTGGGAGTTGGAGGACTCTACATGGGTGCCCATTTTCTGCAAAACTTCACTATGGGAGGAGGCCTATCCTTCGGGCCTACCATGCTTATGGTTCTGTTTATTGTTATAGGGACCTTCATGGCATTGACAGGGATAATGCTGCATTCGGTGTCGGCGGTTATGAGGGAATCGAAGGTGACTTAACTGAGGGTTAGTGAGTTTTTCCTACTTATTATTCTGTAGCACCTGAAATTAATTTCTTTCTATGTAAAAGTCTGTGATCGATATTGGAACTATGAATTTGATTGTTTGATATTATTTGGAGGGATAAATGTCTGGTAAAGAAAAATTTGCAAGTGTTGTTATTCTCTCATATAACAGCAAGGAAGATCTCGCGGAGTGTATTCCCTCTTTAATATCTCAAACATATCAAGACTTTGAAATAATCGTGGTAGATAATGCATCTACGGATGCTAGTGAGGAATTCGTGAGGATTAACTATCCTGAAATAAAGGTGGTTCAGACAGGAAAGAATCTCGGATACGCTGCAGGGAACAATGCAGGATTTGAGGTAGCGGAAGGAGAATACATAGTAATTATAAATCCAGATACGGTTGCAGACTCCAAATGGCTTGCTGAACTAATTAAACCACTTGAAAACGATCTTACAATTGCGGCCACGACTTCAAAGATCCTGATGTATTACCAGAATGACAAAATAAACGCGTGCTCAACTATAAACCACTATACTGGACTTACCTTCTGCAGGGGACTCAATAAGCCTGCATGTGAATTTGATAACTATCAAGAAGTAGGAGCTGTCGCAGGCTGTTCATTTGCAATAAGGCGCGATATGTTAAAAAATATTGATGGATTTGACTCGGAGTTTTTCCTTTATTTGGAAGATACGGATCTTTCCTGGAGAGTACGTTTTGCGGGAGGTAAAATAATGTATGCTCCTGGGTCTATAATATTTCATAAGTGCAAATTATCAATACCTCCATGGAAAGAATTTTACCTTGAAAGAAACCGTTACTTAATTTTATTGAAAAACTTCAGTTCGAGAACATTGTTATTATTATTACCTGCACTTATAGTGACTGAAATCGTTACAATTGGTCATGCTGTTTTAAACGGCCCGAAATACATTAAAAGTAAATTGCAGGCCTATTTATGGGTTATAAAAAATATTAACGAAATTTTGACAAAAAGACACAAAACTATTTGCAAAAAAATAACTACTGATAGGGAGTTTTTTGGGCTTTTGGATTGGAAAATCCCCTTTGAACAGGTCATTAAACTCCCTATGATGAGTAAAACAGTTGATATCGTTTTCAACTCATTTTATGCGTTTCACATGAAACTGATAAGCAGAATTGTCTAATCTGGAGCAAATAAAACAATAATAATTCTTGGATGTAGTGTTAGTTATATTACTTAAAAATACTGGACTGGTGAAAAAAATGAAGATCTGCCTTACCTGCTCGCACGGTGGTCATCTTACTGAAATCCTGCAACTTATGGACGCATTCGAAGGTAATGATATCTTTTTTATAACCTATGAAGGAGCCAGGTCCAGCGAACTCACAAGGAAATATACTATGAAAAATCTGGGTAAAAAGCCTTTAAGATTTCTGCTCAGTGTTCCAAAAGTATTTGGCATTCTCCTGCGTGAGAAACCTGATATTATCATTTCAACAGGTTCTGAGATTGCAATCCCTGTTTTTTATGCTGCAAAAGTCCTCCGGATAAAAACCATGTTCATCGAAAGCCTGTGCAGAGTAGAAGAACCTTCTTTAACCGGCAAAATACTCTATCCAGTTTCTGATGTGTTTTTAGTCCAGTGGAAGCAGTTACTCTTCAAATTCGGGAGAAAAGCCCAGTACTGGGGGAATGTGCTTTGATATTTGTAACTGTTGGCAGCCATTATCAGGGTTTTGATAGGCTGGTTAAGAAAATGGATGAGATTGCAGGAAAAATTGATGAAAAAGTAATAATGCAAATTGGAAACACGAAATATAAGCCTGTCAATGCAGAGTACTTTGAATTCGCAGAATATTCAAAGATACAGAAACTTAATTCTGATGCTCGGATTATTGTCAGCCATGCAGGAGTCGGATCGATTCTTACTGCATTTGAACAAAAAACTCACCTTATAATCTTTCCTAGATTAAAAAGATATAATGAAGTCGTAGACGATCATCAATTACAAATCGCAAAGGAATTGGCAGAAAATCCTAATGTTACGGTGGTTAATGATGTAGAGGGTCTGGAAGAGGCTTTAAAAATAGATTTTTCTTTTGTAGAAGGGAGTAACGGGAACAGACTTGTTCCTTCTTTAAAAAAATATATCTTTTCAATTTCTTGAGATACATTTCTGGTTTGATTATTATGAGAATATGTGTAATTACTTCAGCAAATTTTCCCCCTGAAGAAGGAATTGGTAATTATATATATAATATGTCAAAAGAACTTATCCGAAAGGGGAATCAAGTCACCATCATAACAAGGGGTAGCTTACGTAAAACTTATAGAGAAGACTTTGATGGTATTGCACTATATAAAGTACCTTTTATATTCGCATATCCTTTTCATGTTCATATTCATGGATTTTTTGTGAATAAATTATTGAAATCAATTGAGCAAGATTTTGATTTGATTCATATTCACACTCCTTTACCTCCAATAATAAAATCTCATATTCCAATAGTAGTAACAGTCCATTCTCCTATGATTAATGGTGCAAAAGCCATAGATATTACAGACTTATTTTCTCTTGCAACTAAATTTCAGGCAAAATATATTAGTTATCCATTAGAAAAAAAATTACTAAGATATGCAGGCCTGATCTCTACAGTCTCAATAAATGTATCCAAAGAACTTGAAGAATATGGATTTAATTCTGAAAATATTACAGTTATATATAATGGAGTTGATGAAAATTTATTTTCACCAGTTGTTAAAAATTGTGGTGAGAAGTATATACTCTATACGGGAAGAATTAGTTATGGTAAAGGTTTGGTAGAGTTAGTTGAATGTGCAAAAGAAATATGTATGTGCAGGGGTGATATACGCTTCATTTTAGCTGGGGATGGGCCTTTACTTTCGGATTTTAAAGAACGAGTTAAAGATTTTAATCTTGAAGATCGCATAGAATTTTTGGGGCATGTAAATCGAAACGAAATAGTAAAGCTTTATCAAAATGCACATTTATTCGTTTTTCCATCGTACTATGAAGGATTGCCAGGTTCTCTTCTTGAAGCAATGTCCTGTAAACTTCCAATTGTAGCTACAAAAGTACCTGGAAATATCGAACTTATAGAAAATAACGTAAATGGAATTTTAGTTCCCTCTAAAGATTCAAATGCATTGAAGGAAGCTGTATTGACAATGCTTGATGATGCAGAGATGAGACTGAGGCTAGGCGAAAAGGCGAGAGATACTATAATCAAAAATGGTTTTACTTGGAATTCAGTTTCAAATAATATCTTACAATGCTATCATTCTGTACAGAAAATTGGGAATTAATCGTATATTGGATTTTGGAGAGAGTTAATTGAAATCAAAAGTAATCAATTATCTAAAATCTCTTGAAAAGTATACTGCCCTTATATTCTATTATTCAATTGCTCGACATCTCCCTCCTTCAGATGAGCCACAATCTTTAAAGTTATCAAAACCAATTAGGGGATTTTTAGCTTCCAAAATTTTTGATGAATGTGGGGTTGGTGTCAATCTTGAAAAAGGAGCTTACATTGCAGATGGTAAATTTATTCGAGTAGGAAATTATTCCGGCATTGGTATAAACTCTCTTGTTCAGAGAAATGTGAGTATAGGAAATGATGTTATGATGGGAAGAGATGTCATTATAATGACCACCAGTCATGAAACTTCAGATGCATCAATTCCTATGAGATACCAAGGTGGAAAAGAGGTTTCTCCTGTCATTATAGGCGATGATGTTTGGATTGGAAGTAGAGTTATAATATTACCAGGAGTAAGGATTGGAACTGGTTCAATAATTGGTGCTGGAGCAGTTGTTACTCGAGATGTAGAGCCATATTCTGTAGTAGGGGGAACCCCCGCAAAGATAATAAAAAAAAGGAAGTAGTCTTTGAAAGATGGATCTATGGTTTGGTATATTTTCCGATGATTATATATTAATATTTTAGAAGGAGCCGGTTATAATATGAAAGTCTGTGTCGTATGTTATGGATTAAGAGAACAAAATATTCGGCTTCAGCCCTGGAGATATATTTCAGAAATTGCATATGGTCTTTTTAATAAAAATTTAGATGTTATGATAATAACTGATGGTTTTTCCGAAAGGCATTATATTAACGGTATTCCTATAATTCATATGAGAAAACTCAGGGAGTTTCCTTTTCAACAGAATAAGGAATTAGTTTCTCTGATTAAATCCGAAAAACCAGACATAATTTTATGGTCAGTTAGTGCTCTTGATTATCTCTATTTAAATATATTCAAACAAATACACGTACCCATAATTGGAATTTTTACAGGACCGATTTACAGACTTTCGGATATATCAAGAATTGGATCTCGGGAGATAGTGAACAACATAAGGTTTTTATTTGTACACATTGTTTATGCTTCCCTTCCTCCTTTTTTTATTCGTAATGTTGTAAACTCCCCGCAACTCAATAAAATCTTTGTTATGAGCCGCAAAAACAAAGAAATAATTACGGACATAGGTGGAAATCAAAACAAGGTTGTTCATATTCCAGTTGGTATTGATGAATATGATTTTGAACAATCTGAAGAGTATAGTTCAATTATCAGTAAATATGATCTTGACGAAAGATCATTTAATATTCTTTATTTCGGATCTCCCCTTAGCATAAGAGGTATAGATTCTCTCATTAAAGCTGTTTCAAAAATAAAAAATGAATATTCTCATGTTAAACTTCTAATCCTTTCCAGACGCAGAGAGAATGAACTAAGCCGTGAAGAGCTGGCTACTCAGGATTTGATTCTGAAGCTGGGCCTAGAAAAAAACGTTCAGATCATTTCCGGTTTTCTTGACAGAGATGAAGTGAAGAACTTTATCGTTTTTTCCGACTTAATTGCCTTACCTTTTAAAATAGTTCCCTCTGATGTTCCAACAAGTATTCTCGAATCAATGGCTCTGGGAAAAACTGTAATTTCCACAGAAGTTGATGGTATCCCTGAACTACTTGAGGATGGCAGAGGTTTTGTCGTAAAACCAAATAACGAAGAAGATCTCGCTGAAAAAATCGTTTTTTCAATTAAAACTCGAGGTCTAACAAAAAGCATGGGTAAAAAAGCTGCATCGTATATGCAAACATATCCGAGATGGCATGAAGTCTCAGAAGCTGTGATATCCGAAATTACGGAAATTTCCAATAAAAGATACCTGAACGAGGTGGTTCTGTGAACCAGAAACCAATGTTCATATGTATCACAGGAATTGATGGCGTCGGAAAGACAACCCATGTCAATTTAATTATGGGATATTTGCGTGAAAAGGGAATCAAATGCCAGTATAAATGGCTTCGCTCTCACTATTTTTTTTCTTTGCCATTACTCGCTTTTTGCAGGATTGCAGGCTATACTCGTGTGTCTACACTGGGTGATTCTCAAAAATGCTCATACCATGAGTTCTATAAGTCGAGATTTGTTTCTGCGTTTTATCCTTGGATTTTGTTTTTTGATACTCTCTTATTTACGACTATAAAGGTCTATATCCCAATGTTTTTTGGAACAAGTATTGTTTGTGATCGTTTTGTATATGATACTCTGATTGATTTGGCAGTAGCAATAAAGGAT containing:
- a CDS encoding uroporphyrinogen decarboxylase family protein codes for the protein MCSVSTSMTLFRGGPEDVEKEAFPCMESGVDILAPGCGLAPETPLKNLKALVEARNEFCRRR
- a CDS encoding flavodoxin family protein encodes the protein MINDIKILGVGGSPRKNGNTDVLLDSFLKGAESAGVETKKVLLRDYSIEPCIGCERCRKTGTCTRFHDGMSLLYPEIEAAKGLTLGSPTYNYNVTALMKAFIDRLYPYYNFTNVRPRRYSSKLAGQGRKAIVFSVCEQLEIEEMGFTLGALGMPLEALGYEIVEKFPVTGYFDRGAVSRDEELLRKTFEAGKKMAEALH
- a CDS encoding glycosyltransferase family 2 protein yields the protein MSNELIVGNNTQYQGHIENPHFREVSSQNITVILPAFNEEVSIGSIVLLTKFYSDNVIVVDDGSSDRTAEISRKAGAHVIVHEVNKGKGAALKTGFEAAANLGADIIVTMDSDGQHNPAEIPKLVTPIIDGYAEMVNGSRYLSHKDKNTPIYRRVGQTILDTATNMNSGLRITDSQSGFRAFAASTKNVFRFGAHGMAIESEMLADAGRSGLRIKEVEIGVRYDVDCSTISPVQHGLGVLVMVLKDIEFNKPLYYFTVPGLSLGVGGLYMGAHFLQNFTMGGGLSFGPTMLMVLFIVIGTFMALTGIMLHSVSAVMRESKVT
- a CDS encoding glycosyltransferase family 2 protein, with product MSGKEKFASVVILSYNSKEDLAECIPSLISQTYQDFEIIVVDNASTDASEEFVRINYPEIKVVQTGKNLGYAAGNNAGFEVAEGEYIVIINPDTVADSKWLAELIKPLENDLTIAATTSKILMYYQNDKINACSTINHYTGLTFCRGLNKPACEFDNYQEVGAVAGCSFAIRRDMLKNIDGFDSEFFLYLEDTDLSWRVRFAGGKIMYAPGSIIFHKCKLSIPPWKEFYLERNRYLILLKNFSSRTLLLLLPALIVTEIVTIGHAVLNGPKYIKSKLQAYLWVIKNINEILTKRHKTICKKITTDREFFGLLDWKIPFEQVIKLPMMSKTVDIVFNSFYAFHMKLISRIV
- a CDS encoding IS1 family transposase (programmed frameshift) produces the protein MNCPRCESSNHTKNGIVCGRQRYKCHDCGYNYSVELKSTASSPLVKRQALQLYLEGLGFRSIGRFLGVSHVSVQKWIKKFGQEIEDLKSENEISIVELDEMHTYIGNKKYCWIWIAVDRVGKKFINCSLGSRGTKTGQLLWEKLKKKEIGEVMTDHWRAYAEFIPETIHTQSKAETYTVEGYNGILRHFLARLRRKTKCYTKSLEMLKYSVLLLMKNRNKELPIFN
- the mtaA gene encoding methylcobamide:CoM methyltransferase MtaA, with product MEKPNFRTEILRTLEGETPSQIPVGTFTTAPVLELMDMSGAARPEADRQPEKMALLAFSQYVNASFETLRYPFDMVVLGEALGCRVDPGTKAKTPAVLNGPMELSPVVPKLPEDLLERGRIPAVLKATEILREKAGSNLPLIVGMEGPADLAASLCGITRFLKWTIKRPHIVTRLIDLCSDACIMYARECLKSGADIIVIADAVSSPDMISPDAFRTLIKPGMARVPKALGGGKSVLHICGAADPIIADMAECGFDGLSLEEGVKNLRIAVETAHESGVAVIGSVSTSRTLFRGSPEDVKKEAFTCMESGVDILAPGCGIAPETPLRNLKALVEARNELCGKTR
- a CDS encoding methyltransferase domain-containing protein, whose translation is MVNAIEETNVLGTFFDNHIDFYGNSDSTNKYGSTDAFFIEFIKKNTRKSVLDIGCSTGRFISWLNYFGLDMEITALDPSKKALDGINFQNVIKIQGHLPYRIPGNSKYSYIHIQDVLHHVTGNSVNESKKMVVDSLIHMRNILTDDGFILLGDLFYESYIFPTFTRNTIKTMLDFQNKCNIKIPFKEFINGLDVCFYTRDEFRSMIQECNLEIIDYREWYWGNKKFKKQILLIKRWGYMCFIIKKRA
- a CDS encoding DUF2683 family protein — translated: MVNMAQAIINIDDHTKKILDIIKTRYDLKDESAAIELMATQYEEEILEPELRPEFVEKMQNIMKEEPIDIGTIEDLRARYGH